A genomic stretch from Sulfurihydrogenibium azorense Az-Fu1 includes:
- a CDS encoding L,D-transpeptidase has translation MKRLIFTFIVFLVGFAKAERLEVYGFDQELIKVNDIYFIKNLEIFELQGNSFGKDYKYRVEKDTNFVDLAYQLKVSYYELKQANPDINPFKVPKNTYIKVPLKKQLPEDFKLNTVYISTQDHRLYYPIELEGKKYVITFPVGLGGEDFPTPKGEFKITERRVNPDWVVPPSAKINNPNLPPVVPYGSPENGLGTRALRLNGSSYMIHGTSKRSEKGVGMNISYGCIVLRNNDIERLYNFVDLNTTVIIY, from the coding sequence ATGAAAAGATTGATTTTTACTTTTATAGTTTTTTTAGTAGGGTTTGCAAAAGCTGAAAGATTAGAAGTTTACGGTTTTGACCAAGAATTGATAAAGGTAAACGATATTTACTTTATAAAAAATCTGGAAATTTTTGAGCTACAAGGAAACAGTTTTGGAAAAGATTACAAATACAGGGTAGAAAAGGATACAAACTTTGTAGATTTAGCCTACCAGCTTAAAGTAAGTTATTACGAGTTAAAACAGGCAAACCCTGATATAAACCCTTTTAAAGTTCCAAAAAACACTTACATAAAAGTACCTTTAAAAAAGCAGCTCCCAGAAGATTTTAAGTTAAACACTGTGTATATATCAACACAAGACCACAGACTTTACTATCCAATTGAGTTAGAAGGTAAAAAGTATGTTATAACTTTTCCAGTAGGACTTGGTGGAGAAGATTTTCCAACACCTAAAGGAGAGTTCAAAATAACTGAAAGAAGAGTAAACCCTGACTGGGTAGTCCCACCAAGTGCAAAGATAAATAATCCAAACCTTCCACCAGTTGTACCTTATGGAAGTCCAGAAAACGGTCTTGGAACAAGGGCGTTAAGGCTAAATGGTTCCTCTTATATGATACATGGAACAAGCAAAAGAAGTGAAAAAGGAGTGGGAATGAACATTAGCTATGGTTGTATAGTCTTAAGGAATAACGATATCGAAAGACTTTATAATTTTGTAGATTTAAACACTACTGTTATAATATACTAA
- the dnaN gene encoding DNA polymerase III subunit beta, translating into MDIIVDKKSFQDAVKKVIAEKKAALPVLTNFLLKAENGKLIIQGTDLEVFTTYWINADVKEEGSVCVNAKKLTDISKVLPAASVSLTLDKNNLKIVSGKTKYSLPTTDPEDFPVFEEFPADLAVRVSGDTLLKGITKTVYAASKDESRFALNGVCFSFVEKYLDFVATDGHRLALYKGEVSGGSIEGKYIVPQKALSEIKKLVSEYDDVEVAISGSSIFFKGSDWMLSARLLEGVFPDYTQVIPKSFNIEVEVLKGDILDSVKRVVVAEESDAKPIKLTLKENKLIISTPTVEDAYAEDEIDIEYNQEEFEIGFNGKYIIDAIDEIEDSKIVLKFINKDSQTVIVPKDESEPYLAVVMPMNI; encoded by the coding sequence ATGGATATCATTGTCGATAAAAAAAGTTTTCAAGATGCAGTTAAAAAGGTTATAGCAGAGAAAAAAGCAGCTCTACCTGTTCTTACAAATTTTCTTTTAAAGGCGGAAAATGGAAAGTTGATAATCCAAGGGACAGATTTAGAAGTCTTTACAACTTACTGGATAAACGCTGATGTAAAAGAAGAAGGTTCTGTATGTGTTAATGCCAAAAAACTTACCGATATATCAAAAGTTTTACCTGCAGCTTCTGTAAGTTTAACATTAGATAAAAACAATTTAAAAATAGTATCTGGGAAGACAAAATACTCTCTCCCAACAACAGATCCAGAAGATTTTCCTGTGTTTGAAGAGTTTCCTGCCGACCTTGCTGTAAGAGTATCTGGAGATACCTTACTAAAAGGTATTACAAAAACTGTTTATGCAGCTTCTAAAGATGAAAGTAGGTTTGCTTTAAATGGTGTATGTTTTTCTTTTGTGGAGAAGTATTTAGATTTTGTGGCAACTGATGGGCATAGACTGGCTCTTTACAAAGGTGAAGTTTCTGGTGGTAGCATAGAAGGAAAGTACATAGTTCCTCAAAAGGCACTTAGTGAGATTAAAAAGCTTGTTTCAGAATATGATGATGTTGAAGTTGCTATATCTGGAAGTAGTATATTTTTCAAAGGATCTGACTGGATGTTATCAGCAAGACTTTTAGAAGGTGTTTTCCCTGATTACACTCAGGTTATTCCAAAGTCTTTTAATATAGAGGTAGAAGTGTTAAAAGGAGATATCTTAGACTCTGTTAAGAGGGTTGTAGTAGCAGAAGAAAGTGATGCAAAACCTATAAAGTTAACCTTGAAAGAAAATAAACTTATAATTTCAACACCTACAGTAGAAGATGCTTACGCTGAGGACGAGATAGATATAGAGTATAACCAAGAAGAGTTTGAGATAGGATTTAACGGTAAATACATCATAGATGCTATAGATGAAATTGAAGATAGTAAGATTGTTTTAAAGTTTATAAACAAAGATAGTCAAACAGTAATAGTCCCAAAAGATGAAAGTGAGCCTTACTTAGCTGTTGTAATGCCAATGAATATTTAA
- a CDS encoding efflux RND transporter periplasmic adaptor subunit, with amino-acid sequence MRKIIALTLTAFTLTLSCGEDKEKTKESQTPKVSYQTTLPSTENSKVIRVFPATVSFTPEGVVNINPPISGQVDSIYVKVGDNVNKGQKLIKIKALDVSDIKSNYLTVKAQLEEAKRIYQLNKSLYEIGAISKNELIASETTVKQLEYTLKGLEEKEKLLNVKNFTDFYVNSPIDGVVYEIDTTVGSRVQPDSSQPLIKIANKNQFIVVANVYEKDIKFFSKGDTVDIIFDDKSKISGEVYYISDVLDPDTKTVKVYIKPSKTDNLKANMFVSIKVQKELNNYLSIPKNAIIFKDNHFYVYLLKDGQVVKKEVQLIGDAENEKFAIVDGLNKDDRVILNAINVEGE; translated from the coding sequence ATGAGAAAAATTATAGCTTTGACATTAACAGCTTTTACATTAACCCTTTCTTGTGGTGAAGACAAAGAAAAAACAAAAGAAAGTCAAACTCCAAAAGTAAGTTATCAAACTACTTTACCTTCCACTGAAAATTCAAAAGTTATTAGAGTTTTTCCAGCTACGGTATCTTTTACGCCTGAAGGAGTAGTTAACATTAATCCCCCTATCAGTGGGCAAGTAGATAGTATCTACGTTAAAGTAGGAGATAACGTAAATAAAGGTCAAAAGCTTATAAAAATAAAAGCTTTAGACGTTTCTGATATAAAAAGTAATTACCTAACAGTTAAAGCTCAACTTGAAGAAGCAAAAAGAATATACCAGCTTAACAAGAGCTTATACGAAATTGGTGCAATCTCAAAAAATGAACTTATAGCATCAGAAACAACTGTAAAACAACTTGAGTATACATTAAAAGGATTAGAAGAGAAAGAAAAACTGTTAAACGTTAAAAACTTTACAGATTTTTACGTAAACTCTCCGATAGACGGTGTTGTTTACGAGATAGACACTACAGTGGGTTCGAGGGTTCAACCTGATTCATCTCAACCATTGATAAAAATAGCAAACAAAAATCAGTTTATAGTTGTAGCAAATGTATATGAAAAAGATATAAAATTTTTCTCTAAAGGGGATACTGTAGATATTATATTTGATGACAAATCAAAAATATCAGGTGAGGTTTACTACATATCAGACGTTTTAGACCCAGACACAAAAACTGTAAAAGTTTACATAAAACCGTCAAAAACAGACAATTTAAAAGCAAATATGTTTGTTAGTATAAAAGTTCAAAAAGAGTTAAACAACTATCTATCCATACCTAAAAACGCAATCATATTTAAGGATAATCATTTCTATGTCTATTTACTTAAAGATGGACAGGTTGTTAAAAAAGAAGTTCAGCTAATTGGAGATGCTGAAAACGAGAAATTTGCAATAGTAGATGGACTAAACAAAGATGACAGAGTTATTCTTAATGCTATCAACGTTGAGGGTGAGTAA
- a CDS encoding DUF2203 domain-containing protein, whose translation MYKFFTVKEANAILPQIKVLVEEIAEKRDEIYYNIARYEELADSEEKTDKEDLEMMYAKSMVMMLESEIKEIIETIQNFGVLVKGIDPVIVDFPSKNDEEDIFLCWKEDEEEIMYWHGINEGFKGRKPISLLKNPPRRSFYNF comes from the coding sequence ATGTACAAATTTTTTACAGTGAAAGAAGCAAACGCAATCTTACCTCAGATAAAAGTGCTTGTAGAAGAAATAGCAGAAAAAAGAGATGAGATTTACTACAACATAGCAAGATATGAAGAGTTGGCAGACTCAGAAGAAAAAACTGACAAAGAAGACCTTGAAATGATGTATGCTAAAAGTATGGTAATGATGTTAGAATCAGAAATAAAAGAGATTATAGAAACTATACAAAACTTTGGTGTTTTAGTTAAAGGTATAGACCCGGTTATAGTTGATTTTCCATCAAAAAACGATGAAGAAGATATATTCCTCTGCTGGAAGGAAGATGAAGAAGAGATAATGTACTGGCACGGAATAAACGAAGGTTTTAAGGGGAGAAAACCAATATCACTGCTAAAAAATCCTCCAAGAAGGAGTTTTTATAATTTTTAA
- a CDS encoding efflux RND transporter permease subunit, whose amino-acid sequence MHKVFRFVIENAVAILLINFILIVSAIFIVRQLNIEVFPDPSPPIVEIVTVYEGRSAEEVEKQVTIPLEVALAGMPGFENIYSISLYGLSDIKCRFSFDVSYKEARQEVLNRLSQVNLPPNVSPSINPSPIGEVMRYKVKGNRSLVDLRTIQDWIVARNLQTVPGVATVSSYGGYIKAYSVIVHPEKLIEYKIPLSQVIDQLSKSNINVGGRVLEFGDQFYNIRGIGLIKNISDIENTVVGYKNNIPILVKNIADSQISHLPRTAYVGLNRDDDIVMGVVVLRKNEKSIPALKALHEKIDYLNKVILPKDVKVIPFYDKQELIDKVIHKITETAITGIILVLVVILIFLGEVRSAIIVASIIPISLLYTLSVMAINKESANLLSIGAIDFGIIVDIPLIFIENYFRLKEEGKNHIQALYENINQIFKPILFSMIIILLAFIPLFTMKGSESQIFMPMAKTYIYALLFALVLTFTYLLAGSYLFLKNSHERKFKFFTYLENFYLSLMEKINVKVAIISTVAVFILSVILFKSLGAQFLPKMDEGNIYARIIFPYTISLKKSYENAKEVRDILLSFPEVQQVEFQVGRPEDGTDPSGPFNSEYFVKLKDYDKWTRNITKEELEKEIREKIRQKFPNFDINLSQYIQDNLDEAMSGVKGENSVKIFGSDLKILTEKAHEVADRIKKVPGIVDVGIFEELGQPNLIIQVDREKASLYNLTVEDVLDVIQSSLNGRFITQVMEEDKFFDLVIKFPDKYRDSIEDIKNIPIILQNGSLIPISKVANIYYDTGASFIYRENYRRYIPIKFSVESKDLAGTVAKAQEAVKDIKLPEGYFISWSGQFEQMEKAFERLKVSIGFTLFIIVIVLFIINSSIKNTFIILMSPLYAVFGGLLFLLIWKEPISVSASVGFISILGIAVLNANIMLSTYSNFVRSGIKEEEAIKMTVKEKFRSILITGLTASVGLLPASLSQGVGSQVQKPLAVVVVGGMFLGTILLLLFFPKLLKYAEVKES is encoded by the coding sequence ATGCACAAAGTCTTTAGATTTGTTATAGAAAATGCTGTAGCTATTCTTTTAATAAATTTTATCTTAATAGTGTCTGCTATTTTTATAGTAAGACAGCTGAATATAGAAGTTTTTCCAGACCCTTCTCCTCCTATTGTAGAGATAGTTACAGTTTATGAAGGAAGGTCAGCAGAAGAGGTTGAAAAGCAAGTAACAATACCCTTAGAAGTTGCTTTGGCAGGTATGCCAGGATTTGAAAATATCTACAGTATATCTCTTTATGGGCTTTCTGATATAAAGTGTAGATTTTCTTTTGACGTAAGCTATAAAGAGGCAAGGCAGGAAGTTTTAAACAGGCTTTCTCAGGTAAATCTTCCACCAAACGTTTCACCATCTATCAACCCAAGTCCAATTGGCGAAGTTATGAGATACAAAGTAAAAGGAAACAGAAGTTTAGTGGATTTAAGGACTATACAAGATTGGATTGTTGCAAGGAATCTTCAAACAGTGCCAGGAGTTGCGACTGTTTCCAGCTATGGAGGTTATATAAAAGCTTACTCTGTAATAGTTCATCCAGAAAAGTTGATAGAGTACAAAATACCTTTATCTCAGGTTATAGACCAGCTTTCAAAAAGCAATATTAATGTTGGAGGAAGAGTTTTAGAATTTGGAGACCAGTTTTACAACATCCGTGGAATAGGTTTAATAAAAAACATATCAGACATTGAAAATACAGTGGTAGGTTATAAAAACAATATTCCTATACTTGTTAAAAATATTGCTGATTCTCAAATATCACACCTTCCAAGGACTGCCTACGTAGGTTTAAACAGAGACGACGATATAGTAATGGGCGTTGTCGTTCTAAGAAAAAATGAAAAAAGTATTCCAGCTTTAAAAGCACTTCACGAAAAGATAGATTATCTAAATAAGGTAATACTACCGAAAGATGTGAAAGTTATACCATTTTACGATAAGCAAGAGTTAATAGACAAAGTTATCCATAAGATAACAGAAACAGCAATAACAGGTATTATACTGGTTTTAGTTGTTATACTAATATTTTTAGGAGAAGTAAGGTCTGCCATTATTGTAGCGTCTATAATTCCAATTTCGCTACTTTATACCCTATCTGTAATGGCAATAAATAAAGAGTCAGCAAACTTACTTTCTATAGGTGCTATAGACTTTGGTATTATCGTAGATATACCACTTATATTTATTGAAAACTACTTTAGATTGAAAGAAGAAGGGAAAAATCACATCCAAGCTTTATACGAAAACATAAATCAAATCTTTAAACCTATTTTATTTTCTATGATTATCATACTTTTAGCGTTTATTCCACTATTTACTATGAAAGGTTCAGAATCTCAAATATTTATGCCTATGGCAAAAACTTACATATACGCTTTACTTTTTGCCCTTGTTTTAACTTTTACATACCTACTTGCAGGAAGTTATCTTTTTCTTAAAAACAGCCACGAAAGAAAGTTTAAATTTTTCACTTACTTAGAGAATTTTTATCTATCTTTGATGGAAAAAATAAACGTAAAAGTAGCCATTATATCTACGGTAGCTGTTTTCATACTTTCAGTAATTTTATTTAAATCCTTAGGTGCTCAGTTTTTACCCAAAATGGACGAAGGAAACATTTACGCAAGAATAATATTCCCTTACACGATATCACTGAAAAAATCTTATGAGAATGCAAAAGAAGTAAGGGATATACTTCTATCTTTTCCAGAAGTACAGCAGGTAGAGTTCCAAGTAGGAAGACCTGAGGACGGGACAGACCCTTCTGGACCTTTTAACAGTGAGTATTTTGTGAAGCTAAAGGATTATGATAAATGGACAAGAAACATAACGAAAGAAGAGTTAGAGAAAGAGATAAGAGAAAAAATTAGGCAGAAGTTTCCAAACTTTGATATAAACCTATCTCAGTACATTCAAGATAACTTAGACGAGGCTATGTCAGGGGTAAAAGGAGAAAACTCTGTTAAAATATTCGGTTCTGATTTGAAAATACTTACAGAAAAAGCCCACGAAGTAGCAGATAGAATAAAGAAAGTTCCCGGAATAGTAGATGTGGGTATATTTGAAGAGCTTGGACAACCTAACTTAATCATTCAAGTTGATAGAGAAAAGGCATCTTTATATAACCTTACCGTAGAAGATGTATTAGACGTAATCCAATCTTCTTTAAACGGAAGATTTATAACTCAAGTTATGGAAGAAGATAAATTTTTTGATTTAGTTATAAAGTTTCCAGACAAATACAGAGATAGCATAGAAGATATAAAAAACATCCCTATAATATTACAAAACGGCTCTCTTATACCTATTTCTAAAGTTGCAAACATTTACTACGATACGGGAGCTTCGTTTATATACCGAGAAAATTACAGAAGGTACATACCTATAAAATTCTCTGTAGAATCAAAAGATTTAGCTGGAACAGTTGCAAAAGCTCAAGAAGCAGTAAAAGACATAAAACTTCCAGAAGGATACTTTATATCTTGGTCTGGTCAGTTTGAACAGATGGAAAAAGCCTTTGAAAGGTTAAAAGTATCTATCGGTTTTACTTTATTTATAATCGTGATTGTTTTATTCATCATAAACAGCTCTATTAAAAACACGTTTATTATTCTAATGTCTCCTCTTTACGCTGTTTTTGGTGGGTTATTATTCTTACTTATATGGAAAGAACCTATCAGCGTTTCAGCTTCTGTAGGATTTATATCTATCTTAGGAATTGCTGTATTAAATGCAAATATAATGTTATCTACTTACTCTAACTTTGTAAGGTCGGGTATAAAAGAAGAAGAAGCTATTAAAATGACAGTAAAAGAAAAATTTAGGTCTATACTGATAACAGGTCTAACTGCATCTGTAGGTCTTCTTCCTGCATCTTTATCTCAAGGTGTAGGTAGTCAGGTACAAAAACCTTTAGCTGTCGTGGTAGTCGGTGGTATGTTTTTAGGAACAATTTTACTTTTACTATTCTTTCCAAAACTATTAAAGTATGCAGAAGTTAAAGAAAGTTAA
- the murJ gene encoding murein biosynthesis integral membrane protein MurJ, producing MNFLKNTVIFSIATFISRILGYIRDAVVAFYFGSNQITDAFYVAWRLPNTLRQLAAEGSFNAAFIPIYTQESQKSYENAKEYVSSLFSYYTIVLSVITVFVVLFAEGFVKLIAPGFSEKGNLQLTANLVRLVFPYLILIGWTSFFMALLNTKDRFFIPGIAPALLNLSFIFSAVFLSNYLGIYALAVGALLGGFLQFLIQMPQVYKEGLLFKPTLKKHPAINTTLKKMVPAFASFGVSQFSFIIDTLLASFLYAGAVTYLYYGNRIFQLPLGLFIIGLGNALLVSLSKYYAEGNIQAFKKDLTLSFKVSIFISLPAMAGMIFLGKEIIDLLLVRGAFTEKDAVLTYYALVGYAIGLLGYAFTRPFKSAFFAVGDTKTPLVSTIVGLLSSMFFAVFFTFVLKWEVFGLALASSLGAYVNSIYLYFKYQYELDLKSIFISFVKVLISTSVMVLVLELLKAFHLNLSVLVFGGILLSGLIYLILNILLKEDSALIFLNILKRKLLRK from the coding sequence ATGAACTTTTTAAAAAACACAGTAATATTTTCTATAGCTACGTTTATAAGCCGTATACTTGGATATATTAGAGATGCTGTCGTAGCTTTTTACTTTGGGTCTAACCAGATTACAGACGCTTTTTACGTTGCTTGGAGACTTCCAAACACATTAAGACAACTTGCTGCAGAAGGAAGTTTCAACGCTGCCTTTATTCCTATTTACACTCAAGAAAGTCAAAAGTCTTACGAAAACGCAAAAGAGTATGTATCTTCTTTATTTAGTTATTACACAATCGTTTTATCTGTTATAACTGTTTTTGTAGTTTTATTCGCTGAAGGTTTTGTAAAATTAATAGCCCCTGGATTTTCAGAGAAGGGTAATCTACAGCTTACAGCTAACCTTGTAAGGCTGGTTTTTCCTTATCTTATTCTTATAGGCTGGACTTCATTCTTTATGGCCTTACTTAACACAAAAGACAGATTTTTTATTCCTGGTATTGCTCCTGCCCTTTTAAATCTATCTTTTATCTTTTCCGCTGTATTTCTTTCAAATTATTTGGGTATATACGCTTTGGCTGTTGGAGCTCTACTTGGAGGTTTTTTACAGTTTTTAATCCAGATGCCTCAAGTCTATAAAGAAGGACTTCTTTTTAAACCTACGTTAAAAAAGCATCCTGCCATTAACACAACTTTAAAAAAGATGGTTCCAGCTTTTGCATCTTTTGGTGTTAGTCAGTTTTCTTTTATTATAGATACTCTTCTTGCATCTTTCTTATATGCTGGAGCTGTAACTTACCTTTACTACGGAAACAGAATATTTCAGCTTCCTCTTGGGCTTTTTATAATTGGTCTTGGAAACGCACTTTTAGTATCTTTGTCTAAGTACTACGCAGAAGGCAACATTCAAGCTTTTAAAAAAGACCTTACTCTAAGTTTTAAAGTATCAATATTTATATCTCTTCCTGCTATGGCAGGTATGATTTTTTTAGGAAAGGAGATTATAGACCTTCTTTTAGTAAGAGGTGCATTTACTGAAAAAGATGCAGTTTTAACGTACTACGCCTTAGTAGGATACGCAATTGGACTATTAGGGTACGCTTTTACAAGACCTTTTAAAAGTGCTTTTTTTGCAGTAGGAGATACAAAAACACCTCTTGTTTCTACAATAGTTGGTTTACTGTCTAGTATGTTTTTTGCTGTCTTTTTTACATTTGTGTTAAAGTGGGAAGTTTTTGGACTTGCCTTGGCGTCATCACTCGGTGCATACGTTAACTCTATATACTTATACTTTAAGTACCAGTACGAATTAGATTTAAAAAGTATTTTTATTTCTTTCGTAAAAGTGTTAATCTCAACATCTGTTATGGTCTTAGTTTTAGAACTTTTAAAAGCATTCCATCTAAATTTATCAGTTCTTGTATTTGGTGGTATACTACTAAGTGGTTTAATCTACCTAATTTTAAATATCTTATTAAAAGAGGATTCAGCTTTAATCTTTTTAAACATATTAAAAAGAAAACTATTACGTAAGTGA
- the gyrB gene encoding DNA topoisomerase (ATP-hydrolyzing) subunit B encodes MEEIKNENIEYSAEAIQAVTGLDHVRARPAMYIGDIGERGLHHLVWEILDNAVDEAMAGYAKNITVIIHQDGSVTVEDDGRGIPVDIHPEFKIPAVEMVFTILGAGGKFSKKAYQYSGGLHGVGASVVNALSSWLVVEVYRNGKIYRQEYSYGKPVYPLKVVGDTTKRGTKVTFKPDDSIFETTTIKFDIIQKRVRELAFLNPGVRFVVIDERKDIKEEFYFENGIVDFVRVLNQAKEPLFDEVIYVKGEKDGVLVEVAFQYTKSYNEVIESFVNNIKTVEGGTHVSGFRAALTRSMNKTLSGMKLPKELKSGVSGDDLREGLTAVISVKVPEPQFEGQTKTKLGNQDVKRIVESVVGDYLLEYFEKNKDIALKIAEKAIEAAIAREAARKAKEISRRKSFLEDSSLPGKLADCSESDPQLCELFIVEGESAGGSAKQGRDRRTQAILPLKGKILNVEKARIDKILSNEEIRAIVNAIGTGIGLPIKSEDEEKKEDEGFDLSKLRYHKIILMADADVDGSHITTLLLTLFYRFFPQIIENGHLYIAQPPLYKLKKGRSEIYVKDDEELSKIVIDFATDEIAIEGKNFSKSQLKDIAKLSKEYKNLKESLYKRKDKVVIDTLLSLNLTEDDIRNKGKVKEVVEFLRQKLPSYEIYYKFNPEESDYEIFIERVERFSKVVNKVDIDFLSSYAYLKVKEIENHLKSMLGELPVEISYKQKSIKVEDLDDLYDVIFEAGMSGCEVQRYKGLGEMNPEQLWETTMNPKTRRLLQVTIEDAALADEVFSILMGEKVEPRREFIMKYAKEVRNLDI; translated from the coding sequence TTGGAAGAGATTAAAAATGAAAATATAGAGTATTCCGCGGAAGCAATTCAGGCTGTAACTGGTCTTGACCACGTAAGGGCAAGACCAGCAATGTATATAGGAGACATAGGAGAAAGAGGACTTCACCATCTTGTTTGGGAGATTCTTGATAACGCCGTTGACGAGGCGATGGCAGGTTATGCCAAAAACATTACTGTAATCATCCATCAAGATGGATCTGTTACAGTTGAAGATGACGGAAGAGGTATCCCAGTAGATATTCACCCTGAGTTTAAAATACCTGCAGTTGAGATGGTATTTACAATTTTAGGAGCTGGAGGAAAGTTCTCTAAAAAAGCCTACCAGTACTCAGGAGGTCTCCACGGAGTAGGAGCTTCTGTAGTTAACGCACTGTCAAGCTGGCTTGTGGTAGAAGTCTATAGAAACGGAAAAATTTACAGACAAGAGTACTCTTACGGAAAACCTGTTTATCCTTTGAAAGTTGTAGGAGATACAACAAAAAGAGGAACAAAGGTAACCTTTAAACCTGACGACTCTATATTTGAAACTACCACTATAAAGTTTGACATAATTCAAAAAAGAGTAAGAGAACTTGCCTTTTTAAATCCGGGAGTTAGATTTGTTGTAATAGATGAAAGAAAAGATATAAAAGAAGAGTTTTACTTTGAAAACGGTATAGTTGACTTTGTAAGAGTTTTAAACCAAGCAAAAGAACCTTTATTTGATGAAGTCATATACGTAAAAGGTGAAAAAGATGGTGTTTTAGTTGAAGTGGCTTTTCAGTATACAAAAAGTTATAACGAAGTTATAGAAAGTTTTGTCAACAACATTAAAACAGTGGAAGGTGGAACTCACGTATCAGGTTTCCGAGCTGCACTTACAAGGTCTATGAATAAAACCTTGTCAGGGATGAAACTTCCAAAAGAGTTAAAATCTGGAGTAAGTGGAGATGACCTTAGAGAAGGGCTTACAGCTGTTATATCAGTAAAAGTACCGGAACCACAGTTTGAAGGTCAAACAAAAACAAAGCTTGGAAATCAAGACGTTAAAAGGATAGTTGAGTCTGTTGTAGGAGATTACCTTCTGGAATACTTTGAAAAAAATAAAGATATTGCACTAAAAATAGCAGAAAAAGCTATAGAAGCAGCAATAGCAAGGGAAGCTGCAAGGAAAGCTAAAGAGATATCAAGAAGAAAATCATTTCTTGAAGATAGCTCACTTCCGGGTAAACTTGCAGACTGTTCTGAAAGTGATCCACAACTCTGTGAACTGTTTATAGTTGAGGGAGAGTCTGCAGGAGGTTCTGCAAAACAAGGAAGAGACAGAAGAACCCAAGCAATACTACCACTGAAAGGTAAAATTTTAAACGTTGAAAAAGCAAGAATAGATAAAATCCTATCAAACGAAGAAATAAGAGCAATTGTAAACGCAATAGGAACCGGAATAGGATTACCTATAAAATCAGAAGATGAAGAAAAGAAAGAAGACGAAGGTTTTGACCTATCCAAATTAAGATACCACAAAATCATTCTAATGGCTGACGCTGACGTTGATGGTTCTCACATTACAACCTTACTTTTAACCCTATTCTACAGATTTTTCCCACAGATTATAGAAAACGGACATCTCTACATTGCTCAACCACCACTTTACAAACTTAAAAAAGGAAGGTCAGAAATATACGTAAAAGACGATGAAGAACTCAGTAAAATAGTTATAGACTTTGCTACAGACGAGATAGCTATAGAAGGTAAAAACTTTAGTAAATCTCAACTAAAAGATATTGCAAAACTTTCAAAAGAGTATAAAAACCTAAAAGAAAGTCTTTATAAAAGAAAAGATAAAGTTGTGATAGATACTCTTCTTAGTTTAAATCTTACAGAAGACGATATAAGAAATAAAGGTAAAGTTAAAGAAGTAGTAGAATTTTTAAGACAAAAACTACCATCTTACGAGATTTACTATAAGTTTAATCCGGAAGAATCAGACTACGAAATATTTATAGAAAGAGTAGAAAGATTTTCTAAAGTTGTAAATAAAGTAGATATAGACTTTTTATCATCTTACGCATACTTAAAGGTTAAAGAGATTGAAAACCACCTAAAAAGTATGTTAGGAGAGCTTCCTGTAGAGATATCTTACAAACAAAAAAGTATTAAAGTAGAAGATTTAGATGATTTATACGATGTAATATTTGAAGCGGGCATGTCAGGATGTGAGGTACAGAGATACAAAGGACTTGGAGAGATGAACCCAGAACAACTCTGGGAAACAACAATGAATCCAAAAACCAGAAGATTACTTCAAGTAACTATAGAAGATGCAGCACTGGCAGACGAAGTTTTCTCTATCCTAATGGGAGAAAAAGTAGAACCAAGAAGAGAGTTTATTATGAAGTATGCAAAAGAAGTAAGGAATTTAGATATTTAA